Proteins from one Kineosporia sp. NBRC 101731 genomic window:
- the rsmH gene encoding 16S rRNA (cytosine(1402)-N(4))-methyltransferase RsmH, with translation MTSPDPAGPVNDVAEAHERHVPVMRDRCVELLAPALDRPGSIVVDATLGMGGHSEALLTACPQATLVGIDRDPQALELAGRRLTGFGDRVRLAHAVYDDIPQVLADLGIGKVDGVLMDLGVSSLQLDESDRGFAYAVDAPLDMRMDQTAGVSAADVLNTYAAPDLVRILRDYGEERFAKRIVSAIVRERTTRPFTTSARLVELVRDNVPAATRRTGGNPAKRTFQALRIEVNQELEVLQRAVPAAVDALAVGGRIAVLAYHSLEDRIVKRVFAEQVRSTTPPGLPVELEGHAPRMQLLTRGAEVPDEAEMAENPRAGSAKLRAVERLREAPAASAKDVVGYRRQRGGDAG, from the coding sequence ATGACCAGCCCTGACCCGGCCGGCCCGGTGAACGATGTCGCCGAGGCCCACGAACGACATGTCCCCGTCATGCGCGACCGCTGTGTCGAACTGCTGGCGCCCGCGCTGGACAGGCCCGGATCGATCGTGGTGGACGCCACGCTCGGTATGGGTGGCCACAGCGAGGCCCTGCTCACAGCCTGCCCGCAGGCCACGCTGGTCGGTATCGACCGCGACCCGCAGGCCCTGGAACTGGCAGGCCGCCGCCTGACCGGTTTCGGCGACCGCGTGCGCCTCGCGCACGCCGTCTACGACGACATCCCCCAGGTCCTCGCCGATCTGGGGATCGGCAAGGTCGACGGGGTCCTGATGGACCTCGGCGTCTCGTCCCTCCAGTTGGACGAGAGCGACCGGGGCTTCGCCTATGCGGTGGACGCGCCGCTGGACATGAGGATGGACCAGACCGCGGGTGTCTCCGCGGCCGACGTCCTGAACACCTACGCCGCTCCCGACCTGGTCCGGATCCTGCGTGACTACGGTGAGGAGCGTTTCGCCAAGCGCATCGTCTCGGCGATCGTGCGCGAGCGGACCACTCGTCCGTTCACGACCAGCGCCCGGCTGGTGGAACTGGTCCGGGACAACGTGCCGGCCGCCACCCGGCGCACCGGTGGCAACCCCGCCAAGCGCACGTTCCAGGCGCTGCGGATCGAGGTCAACCAGGAACTCGAGGTGCTGCAGCGGGCCGTGCCCGCGGCGGTGGACGCGCTCGCCGTCGGCGGCCGGATCGCCGTGCTCGCCTACCACTCCCTGGAAGACCGCATCGTGAAACGGGTGTTCGCGGAGCAGGTGCGCAGCACCACGCCGCCCGGTTTGCCGGTCGAGCTCGAGGGGCACGCCCCGCGCATGCAGCTGCTGACCCGGGGTGCCGAGGTTCCGGACGAGGCGGAGATGGCGGAGAACCCGCGCGCGGGTTCGGCCAAGCTGCGGGCGGTGGAACGGCTCCGGGAGGCGCCGGCCGCCTCCGCGAAAGATGTTGTGGGCTATCGCAGGCAACGAGGAGGGGACGCAGGATGA
- a CDS encoding DUF58 domain-containing protein: MRSALSRARAALSGLTTRGRSFLSAGVASGICAVVLGRQDLLRIAVLLLVLPLACVYMLTRAHYRIGLTRTTTPPRVSVGSPMRVRLELQNLASLRTRVLLAEDRVPPVLGAPPRFVLDRMPGGQRAAVTYSLTAAMRGKYPIGPLRLRVTDPFGMCELTRSFTGNDHVVVVPRLHPLVPLTAGGTWGGAGDSLARAAAVSGEDDIATREYREGDDLRRVHWRSTAKRGELMVRREEQPRQMRATVLLDTRARAHRGDGPGSSFEWAVSAAASIAVHFAEEKHGIRLIVDGTPAAWSNPHSGEASGELLERLAVVQAGDDDVLDDAVATMHRAGGDGLVIAVLGDIDESVALKLGELGLEGRGGIAVLLNTPEWSQNAARGSTQNRQRMVSLLRGGGWAVVEAGSRQTISEVWSGAASTAVGAGAELGAGIGVSPPPVSAGSTASGSMKGTAGWAGNGAVNGSPNGPAHTANGTTNGTANGQNGSGDGFGRFL, from the coding sequence GTGAGGTCCGCCCTTTCCCGGGCCCGCGCCGCGCTGTCCGGGCTGACCACCCGGGGGCGTTCCTTCCTCTCCGCCGGGGTCGCCTCCGGCATCTGCGCGGTGGTGCTCGGCCGTCAGGACCTGCTCCGGATCGCGGTGCTGCTGCTCGTCCTGCCCCTGGCCTGCGTGTACATGCTGACCCGGGCGCATTACCGGATCGGCCTGACCCGCACCACCACCCCGCCGCGGGTCTCGGTCGGCAGCCCGATGCGGGTGCGGCTGGAGCTGCAGAACCTGGCCTCGCTGCGCACCCGGGTGCTGCTGGCGGAAGACCGGGTGCCGCCCGTGCTGGGTGCTCCCCCACGTTTCGTGCTCGACCGGATGCCCGGCGGCCAGCGAGCCGCCGTCACCTACTCACTCACCGCGGCGATGCGCGGCAAGTACCCGATCGGGCCGCTGCGGCTACGCGTCACCGATCCGTTCGGGATGTGCGAGCTGACCCGCTCCTTCACCGGCAACGACCATGTCGTGGTGGTGCCCCGACTGCATCCGCTGGTGCCCCTGACCGCGGGCGGTACCTGGGGCGGCGCGGGCGACTCACTGGCCCGGGCGGCTGCGGTCAGCGGTGAGGACGACATCGCCACCCGGGAGTACCGCGAGGGCGACGACCTGCGCCGGGTGCACTGGCGATCCACCGCCAAGCGCGGCGAGCTGATGGTGCGCCGCGAGGAACAACCCCGGCAGATGCGCGCCACCGTGCTGCTCGACACCCGGGCCCGCGCCCACCGCGGCGACGGCCCGGGCTCCTCGTTCGAGTGGGCGGTCAGCGCGGCCGCGTCGATCGCCGTGCACTTCGCCGAGGAGAAGCACGGCATCCGCCTGATCGTGGACGGGACCCCCGCCGCCTGGTCCAACCCGCACTCCGGGGAGGCCTCCGGCGAACTGCTGGAACGGCTCGCGGTGGTGCAGGCCGGCGACGACGACGTCCTGGACGACGCCGTCGCCACCATGCACCGCGCCGGGGGCGACGGCCTGGTCATCGCGGTGCTCGGCGACATCGACGAATCGGTGGCCCTGAAGCTCGGGGAGCTGGGCCTGGAGGGCCGCGGCGGGATCGCGGTACTGCTGAACACGCCGGAGTGGTCGCAGAACGCCGCCCGGGGCTCCACCCAGAACCGGCAGCGGATGGTGTCCCTGCTGCGTGGGGGCGGCTGGGCGGTCGTGGAGGCCGGGTCGCGGCAGACGATCAGCGAGGTCTGGAGCGGTGCGGCGAGCACTGCGGTCGGCGCCGGGGCGGAGCTCGGGGCCGGGATCGGGGTCTCGCCGCCGCCGGTGTCCGCGGGCAGCACAGCTTCGGGGTCTATGAAGGGGACTGCGGGCTGGGCCGGGAACGGCGCTGTGAACGGCTCCCCGAACGGCCCGGCTCATACTGCTAACGGCACGACGAACGGTACGGCGAACGGCCAGAACGGTTCCGGCGACGGCTTTGGGCGGTTTCTGTGA
- a CDS encoding penicillin-binding protein 2 yields MRTARTQARRRTGGRGPGGPGGPRRPLLGPPRSGSPDVRLRWVTSVVVLIFLVFAGKLVQLQAIDAEKLSAEALESRSITKPLPAHRGDILDTNGSVLATTVERRNITVDQTLVSAYNETAKVPNDEKGAVGAARKIAPVLNQPVAEVAQTLAGNKRFNYVAKDVEPTVWRDVSALDIPGIFSESASRRTYPADAVASNVLGFINSQGEAQSGIERSQDELLNGTDGTLTYEKGKGGQQIATGMTTETEPVDGKDIQLTLDRDLQWKSQEALDKVVKDANAASATLVALDIKTGEILALADAPTYNANTPNKAKAADLGNRALTDVFEPGSTSKVITAAAAIEEGVATPSSHITVPNRLDRGAAGVIRDSEEHGVEKLTFAGVLAKSSNIGTVKVGEKMSAQTMYDYLTKFGIGSKTGVGMTESAGILSTPDKWDGRTRLNVMFGQGLSVTALQSAEVFATIANDGVRVQPKLVKAVTGADGKLEPEPEGKKTRVVSTRTAEQVRLMLESVVGEGGTAVNAEIPGYRVAGKTGTAQAYDESCGCYNGYTASFVGMAPADDPALVVAVFVQQPQNGHYGGILAAPVFQQIMSYALTLQGIEPTGAKMPDVPLEWS; encoded by the coding sequence GTGAGAACCGCTCGTACGCAAGCCAGGCGCCGTACCGGCGGGCGTGGTCCGGGCGGTCCCGGTGGCCCCCGGCGCCCCCTCCTGGGACCACCCCGGTCCGGCAGCCCGGACGTACGGCTGCGCTGGGTCACCAGTGTCGTCGTCCTGATCTTTCTCGTGTTCGCCGGAAAGCTCGTCCAGCTACAGGCGATCGACGCCGAGAAGCTGTCGGCCGAGGCGCTGGAGAGTCGCTCGATCACCAAACCCCTGCCCGCGCACCGCGGCGACATTCTCGACACGAACGGCAGCGTCCTGGCCACCACGGTGGAACGGCGCAACATCACCGTCGACCAGACCCTGGTGTCCGCGTACAACGAGACGGCCAAGGTGCCGAACGACGAGAAGGGCGCCGTCGGGGCGGCCCGGAAGATCGCGCCGGTCCTGAACCAGCCGGTCGCCGAGGTCGCTCAGACGCTGGCCGGCAACAAGCGCTTCAACTACGTCGCCAAGGACGTGGAACCCACCGTCTGGCGCGATGTCTCGGCTCTCGACATCCCGGGAATCTTCAGCGAGTCGGCCAGTCGCCGCACCTACCCGGCCGACGCGGTCGCGTCGAACGTGCTGGGCTTCATCAACAGCCAGGGCGAGGCCCAGTCCGGCATCGAGAGGTCGCAGGACGAGCTGCTGAACGGCACCGACGGCACGCTCACCTACGAGAAGGGCAAGGGCGGTCAGCAGATCGCCACCGGGATGACCACCGAGACCGAACCGGTCGACGGCAAGGACATCCAGCTCACGCTCGACCGTGACCTGCAGTGGAAGTCGCAGGAAGCGCTGGACAAGGTGGTCAAGGACGCCAACGCCGCCTCCGCGACGCTGGTGGCGCTCGACATCAAGACCGGGGAGATCCTGGCTCTGGCCGACGCTCCCACCTACAACGCCAACACGCCCAACAAGGCCAAGGCGGCCGATCTCGGGAACCGTGCTCTCACCGACGTTTTCGAGCCTGGGTCGACCAGCAAGGTGATCACGGCCGCGGCTGCCATCGAGGAGGGCGTGGCCACGCCGTCGAGCCACATCACGGTGCCCAACCGGCTCGACCGGGGCGCCGCCGGCGTGATCCGCGACTCCGAGGAGCACGGCGTCGAGAAGCTGACCTTCGCCGGGGTTCTGGCGAAGTCGTCGAACATCGGCACGGTCAAGGTCGGCGAGAAGATGTCCGCGCAGACGATGTACGACTACCTGACCAAGTTCGGCATCGGCAGCAAGACCGGGGTCGGCATGACCGAGTCGGCGGGCATCCTCAGCACCCCCGACAAGTGGGACGGCCGCACCCGGCTGAACGTGATGTTCGGTCAGGGCCTGTCGGTGACCGCACTGCAGTCGGCCGAGGTCTTCGCCACCATCGCCAACGACGGTGTGCGGGTGCAGCCGAAACTGGTGAAGGCCGTCACCGGGGCCGACGGCAAGCTCGAGCCGGAGCCCGAGGGCAAGAAGACCCGGGTGGTCAGCACCCGGACGGCCGAGCAGGTCCGCCTGATGCTGGAGAGCGTCGTCGGTGAGGGCGGTACGGCGGTCAACGCCGAGATCCCCGGCTACCGGGTGGCGGGCAAGACCGGTACGGCGCAGGCCTACGACGAGAGTTGCGGCTGTTACAACGGGTACACGGCCAGTTTCGTAGGGATGGCCCCGGCGGACGACCCGGCCCTGGTGGTCGCGGTCTTTGTGCAGCAGCCCCAGAACGGTCACTACGGCGGCATCCTGGCGGCGCCCGTCTTCCAGCAGATCATGTCCTACGCGCTGACCCTGCAGGGCATCGAGCCGACGGGGGCGAAGATGCCCGACGTTCCGCTCGAGTGGTCCTGA
- a CDS encoding MoxR family ATPase: MAGPRELEYLAGVTGAIKSAIESVIEGKPDVVDLAVTVLLAEGHLLVEDVPGVGKTMLAKALGRAVDCTVKRIQFTPDLLPSDVTGVSIYRQERHEFEFKPGAVFANIVVGDEINRASPKTQSALLECMEEHQVTVDGVTHYLESPFIVVATQNPVEMEGTFPLPEAQRDRFMARVSMGYPSANAELDMLGHHGEHDPLSGLRPACDANTVRSLIAVSRSVYAADGIKEYVVNLVRATRSNPELRLGASPRSALHLLRASKARAAMSGRGHVIPDDVQSLTPLVLAHRLMPSAEAQLSRRAPADVLASILSQVPVPAPRAAASNGSWPA, from the coding sequence ATGGCCGGCCCGCGGGAACTCGAGTACCTCGCAGGCGTGACCGGAGCTATCAAGTCGGCGATCGAGTCGGTCATCGAGGGCAAACCCGACGTGGTGGACCTCGCCGTCACGGTTCTGCTGGCCGAGGGCCACCTGCTGGTGGAAGACGTGCCCGGCGTCGGAAAGACCATGCTGGCCAAGGCGCTCGGCCGGGCGGTCGACTGCACGGTCAAGCGCATCCAGTTCACGCCCGACCTGCTGCCCAGTGATGTCACCGGCGTCAGCATCTACCGGCAGGAACGGCATGAGTTCGAGTTCAAGCCCGGCGCCGTGTTCGCGAACATCGTGGTCGGCGACGAGATCAACCGGGCCAGCCCGAAGACGCAGTCCGCCCTCCTGGAGTGCATGGAGGAGCACCAGGTCACGGTCGACGGTGTGACCCACTACCTGGAGTCCCCCTTCATCGTGGTCGCGACCCAGAACCCGGTGGAGATGGAGGGCACCTTCCCGTTGCCCGAGGCCCAGCGCGACCGCTTCATGGCGCGGGTGTCGATGGGCTACCCCTCGGCCAACGCCGAGCTGGACATGCTCGGTCACCACGGCGAGCACGACCCGCTGTCCGGCCTGCGCCCGGCCTGCGACGCGAACACGGTGCGCTCCCTGATCGCGGTGAGCCGGTCGGTGTACGCCGCCGACGGCATCAAGGAGTACGTGGTCAACCTGGTCCGGGCCACCCGCTCGAACCCGGAGCTGCGTCTGGGCGCCTCCCCGCGCTCAGCCCTGCACCTGCTGCGGGCCTCCAAGGCCCGGGCCGCGATGAGTGGCCGGGGTCACGTGATCCCCGACGACGTGCAGTCACTCACCCCGCTGGTGCTGGCTCACCGCCTGATGCCGAGCGCCGAGGCACAACTGTCCCGCCGGGCCCCGGCCGACGTGCTCGCCTCGATCCTCAGCCAGGTGCCGGTACCCGCCCCCCGCGCCGCCGCGAGCAACGGTTCCTGGCCGGCGTGA
- the mraZ gene encoding division/cell wall cluster transcriptional repressor MraZ gives MFLGTHTPRLDDKGRMILPAKFREQLEEGVIVTRGQERCLYVFPVDEFSRISDQLRQAPVTSKQARDYLRVFLSGASDEAVDKQGRITIPAMLRTYAGLTRDCAVIGAGQRIEIWDLAAWESYLEEQEQAFAEQAEEVVPGLF, from the coding sequence ATGTTCCTCGGTACCCACACACCTCGTCTCGACGACAAGGGCCGGATGATCCTTCCGGCCAAGTTCCGCGAGCAACTGGAGGAAGGGGTGATCGTGACCAGGGGTCAGGAGCGTTGTCTCTATGTCTTCCCCGTCGACGAGTTCTCCCGCATCTCCGACCAGTTGCGCCAGGCACCGGTGACCAGCAAGCAGGCGCGCGACTACCTACGGGTGTTCCTCTCCGGGGCATCCGACGAGGCGGTCGACAAGCAGGGCCGGATCACCATTCCGGCCATGTTGCGTACCTATGCCGGTCTGACCCGCGACTGCGCCGTGATCGGCGCCGGTCAGCGGATCGAGATCTGGGACCTGGCGGCGTGGGAGTCGTACCTCGAGGAGCAGGAACAGGCGTTCGCCGAGCAGGCCGAGGAAGTTGTTCCCGGGTTGTTCTGA